In Drosophila virilis strain 15010-1051.87 unplaced genomic scaffold, Dvir_AGI_RSII-ME tig00001875, whole genome shotgun sequence, one DNA window encodes the following:
- the LOC138911668 gene encoding uncharacterized protein yields the protein MASRPRERLEVVQALTVPGFDYCGPFFNKSAVRTRPSIKCYVSVFICFTSKAMHLELVKDLSTVTFLSALKRFIATRGKPSHIWSDNATNFVGSKNELVDLKRLLLSDPHMEAVRQFCLADYIGWKFILPRSPHFGGLWEAAVKLAKHHFYRSVARSLLTF from the coding sequence ATGGCAAGTCGTCCAAGGGAACGTCTGGAAGTCGTTCAAGCCTTAACCGTTCCTGGATTCGATTATTGCGGACCCTTCTTCAATAAGTCGGCAGTTCGTACGAGGCCATCCATCAAGTGCTATGTCAGCGTCTTCATTTGTTTCACCAGCAAGGCAATGCATCTAGAGCTAGTCAAGGACCTATCGACTGTTACATTTTTGAGTGCCCTGAAGCGATTCATCGCCACTCGTGGCAAACCCAGTCATATTTGGTCCGACAACGCAACAAACTTCGTCGGATCGAAGAATGAGCTGGTGGATTTGAAACGTCTCTTGCTTAGCGATCCCCACATGGAAGCAGTTCGGCAGTTCTGCCTCGCCGATTACATCGGGTGGAAATTCATCCTCCCACGTTCTCCGCACTTTGGTGGACTATGGGAGGCGGCAGTGAAGTTGGCAAAGCACCACTTCTATCGCTCTGTCGCACGCTCTTTGCTTACTTTTTAA